A single genomic interval of Pan paniscus chromosome 18, NHGRI_mPanPan1-v2.0_pri, whole genome shotgun sequence harbors:
- the RHOT2 gene encoding mitochondrial Rho GTPase 2 isoform X2, whose protein sequence is MRRDVRILLLGEAQVGKTSLILSLVGEEFPEEVPPRAEEITIPADVTPEKVPTHIVDYSEAEQTDEELREEIHKANVVCVVYDVSEEATIEKIRTKWIPLVNGGTTRGPRVPIILVGNKSDLRSGSSMEAVLPIMSQFPEIETCVECSAKNLRNISELFYYAQKAVLHPTAPLYDPEAKQLRPACAQALTRIFRLSDQDLDQALSDEELNAFQKSCFGHPLAPQALEDVKTVVCRNVAGGVREDRLTLDGFLFLNTLFIQRGRHETTWTILRRFGYSDALELTADYLSPPLRVPPGCSTELNHLGYQFVQRVFEKHDQDRDGALSPVELQSLFSVFPAAPWGPELPRTVRTEAGRLPLHGYLCQWTLVTYLDVRSCLGHLGYLGYPTLCEQDSQAHAITVTREKRLDQEKGQTQRSVLLCKVVGARGVGKSAFLQAFLGRGLGHQDTREQPPGYAIDTVQVNGQEKYLILCEVGTDGLLATSLDATCDVACLMFDGSDPKSFAHCASVYKHHYMDGQTPCLFVSSKADLPEGVAVSGPSPAEFCRKHRLPAPVPFSCAGPAEPSTTIFTQLATMAAFPWVPSSAALGTSSVCHPSSGQRWRQAWNWGQSGGVELCVAEGGSAQACPSRAWPPLAVPLVWDPRLWGPVSPGHGRVPSSKLGACA, encoded by the exons ATGAGGCGGGACGTGCGCATCCTGTTACTGGGCGAGG CCCAGGTGGGGAAGACGTCGCTGATCCTGTCCCTGGTGGGCGAGGAGTTCCCCGAGGAG GTCCCTCCCCGCGCGGAGGAGATCACGATCCCCGCGGACGTCACCCCGGAGAAGGTGCCCACCCACATCGTGGACTACTCAG AAGCCGAGCAGACGGACGAGGAGCTGCGGGAGGAGATCCACAAG GCAAacgtggtgtgtgtggtgtatgacGTCTCTGAGGAGGCCACCATTGAGAAG ATTCGAACTAAGTGGATCCCACTGGTGAATGGGGGGACCACGCGGGGGCCCAG GGTGCCCATCATCCTAGTGGGCAACAAGTCAGACCTGCGGTCGGGGAGCTCCATGGAGGCCGTGCTCCCCATCATGAGCCAGTTTCCCGAGATTGAGACCTGCGTGGAG TGTTCGGCCAAGAACCTGAGGAACATCTCAGAGCTGTTCTACTACGCCCAGAAGGCCGTCCTGCATCCCACAGCCCCCCTCTATGACCCTGAGGCCAAGCAG TTGAGGCCCGCGTGCGCCCAGGCGCTGACGCGCATCTTCAGGCTCTCAGATCAGGACCTGGACCAGGCGCTCAGTGACGAAGAGCTCAACGCTTTCCAG AAATCCTGCTTTGGGCACCCCCTGGCCCCGCAGGCCCTGGAGGACGTGAAGACGGTGGTGTGCAGGAACGTGGCGGGCGGCGTGCGGGAGGACCGGCTGACCCTGGATG GTTTCCTCTTCCTGAACACGCTCTTCATCCAGCGCGGCCGGCACGAGACCACCTGGACCATACTGCGGCGCTTCGGCTACAGCGACGCCCTGGAGCTGACTGCGGACTATCTCTCCCCTCC GCTCCGCGTGCCCCCCGGCTGCAGCACGGAGCTCAACCACCTTGGCTACCAGTTTGTGCAGAGAGTGTTTGAGAAGCACGACCAG GACCGCGACGGCGCCCTCTCGCCCGTGGAGCTGCAAAGCCTTTTCAGTGTGTTCCCAGCAGCCCCCTGGGGCCCCGAGCTCCCACGCACAGTCCGCACAGAGGCCGGCCGGTTGCCCCTGCACGGATACCTCTGCCAGTGGAC CCTGGTGACCTACCTGGACGTCCGGAGCTGCCTTGGACACCTAGGCTACCTGGGCTACCCCACCCTCTGTGAGCAGGACTCCCAGGCCCATGCCATCACAG TCACCCGTGAGAAGAGGCTGGACCAGGAGAAGGGACAGACGCAGCGGAGCGTCCTCCTGTGCAAGGTGGTGGGGGCCCGTGGAGTGGGCAAGTCTGCCTTCCTGCAGGCCTTCCTCGGCCGCGGCCTGGGG CACCAGGACACGAGGGAGCAGCCTCCCGGCTACGCCATCGACACGGTGCAGGTCAACGGGCAGGAGAAGTACTTGATC ctctgTGAGGTGGGCACAGATGGTCTGCTGGCCACATCGCTGGACGCCACCTGTGACGTTGCCTGCTTGATGTTTGATGGCAGTGACCCAAAGTCCTTTGCACATTGTGCCAGCGTCTACAAG CACCATTACATGGACGGGCAGACCCCCTGCCTCTTTGTCTCCTCCAAGGCCGACCTGCCCGAAGGTGTTGCGGTGTCTGGCCCATCACCAGCCGAGTTTTGCCGCAAGCACCGGCTACCCGCTCCCGTGCCGTTCTCCTGTGCTGGCCCAGCCGAGCCCAGCACCACCATCTTCACCCAGCTCGCCACCATGGCCGCCTTCCCGTGGGTACCCAGTAGCGCAGCCCTGGGGACTAGCAGTGTCTGTCATCCGAGCAGTGGGCAGCGGTGGCGTCAGGCCTGGAACTGGGGCCAGAGTGGCGGGGTGGAGCTTTGTGTGGCAGAGGGAGGCAGTGCCCAGGCATGTCCCTCCAGGGCCTGGCCTCCACTGGCTGTGCCTCTGGTCTGGGATCCCCGCCTGTGGGGCCCTGTGAGTCCAGGACATGGGAGGGTGCCCAGCAGCAAGCTGGGGGCATGTGCCTGA
- the RHOT2 gene encoding mitochondrial Rho GTPase 2 isoform X1, which produces MRRDVRILLLGEAQVGKTSLILSLVGEEFPEEVPPRAEEITIPADVTPEKVPTHIVDYSEAEQTDEELREEIHKANVVCVVYDVSEEATIEKIRTKWIPLVNGGTTRGPRVPIILVGNKSDLRSGSSMEAVLPIMSQFPEIETCVECSAKNLRNISELFYYAQKAVLHPTAPLYDPEAKQLRPACAQALTRIFRLSDQDLDQALSDEELNAFQQKSCFGHPLAPQALEDVKTVVCRNVAGGVREDRLTLDGFLFLNTLFIQRGRHETTWTILRRFGYSDALELTADYLSPPLRVPPGCSTELNHLGYQFVQRVFEKHDQDRDGALSPVELQSLFSVFPAAPWGPELPRTVRTEAGRLPLHGYLCQWTLVTYLDVRSCLGHLGYLGYPTLCEQDSQAHAITVTREKRLDQEKGQTQRSVLLCKVVGARGVGKSAFLQAFLGRGLGHQDTREQPPGYAIDTVQVNGQEKYLILCEVGTDGLLATSLDATCDVACLMFDGSDPKSFAHCASVYKHHYMDGQTPCLFVSSKADLPEGVAVSGPSPAEFCRKHRLPAPVPFSCAGPAEPSTTIFTQLATMAAFPWVPSSAALGTSSVCHPSSGQRWRQAWNWGQSGGVELCVAEGGSAQACPSRAWPPLAVPLVWDPRLWGPVSPGHGRVPSSKLGACA; this is translated from the exons ATGAGGCGGGACGTGCGCATCCTGTTACTGGGCGAGG CCCAGGTGGGGAAGACGTCGCTGATCCTGTCCCTGGTGGGCGAGGAGTTCCCCGAGGAG GTCCCTCCCCGCGCGGAGGAGATCACGATCCCCGCGGACGTCACCCCGGAGAAGGTGCCCACCCACATCGTGGACTACTCAG AAGCCGAGCAGACGGACGAGGAGCTGCGGGAGGAGATCCACAAG GCAAacgtggtgtgtgtggtgtatgacGTCTCTGAGGAGGCCACCATTGAGAAG ATTCGAACTAAGTGGATCCCACTGGTGAATGGGGGGACCACGCGGGGGCCCAG GGTGCCCATCATCCTAGTGGGCAACAAGTCAGACCTGCGGTCGGGGAGCTCCATGGAGGCCGTGCTCCCCATCATGAGCCAGTTTCCCGAGATTGAGACCTGCGTGGAG TGTTCGGCCAAGAACCTGAGGAACATCTCAGAGCTGTTCTACTACGCCCAGAAGGCCGTCCTGCATCCCACAGCCCCCCTCTATGACCCTGAGGCCAAGCAG TTGAGGCCCGCGTGCGCCCAGGCGCTGACGCGCATCTTCAGGCTCTCAGATCAGGACCTGGACCAGGCGCTCAGTGACGAAGAGCTCAACGCTTTCCAG CAGAAATCCTGCTTTGGGCACCCCCTGGCCCCGCAGGCCCTGGAGGACGTGAAGACGGTGGTGTGCAGGAACGTGGCGGGCGGCGTGCGGGAGGACCGGCTGACCCTGGATG GTTTCCTCTTCCTGAACACGCTCTTCATCCAGCGCGGCCGGCACGAGACCACCTGGACCATACTGCGGCGCTTCGGCTACAGCGACGCCCTGGAGCTGACTGCGGACTATCTCTCCCCTCC GCTCCGCGTGCCCCCCGGCTGCAGCACGGAGCTCAACCACCTTGGCTACCAGTTTGTGCAGAGAGTGTTTGAGAAGCACGACCAG GACCGCGACGGCGCCCTCTCGCCCGTGGAGCTGCAAAGCCTTTTCAGTGTGTTCCCAGCAGCCCCCTGGGGCCCCGAGCTCCCACGCACAGTCCGCACAGAGGCCGGCCGGTTGCCCCTGCACGGATACCTCTGCCAGTGGAC CCTGGTGACCTACCTGGACGTCCGGAGCTGCCTTGGACACCTAGGCTACCTGGGCTACCCCACCCTCTGTGAGCAGGACTCCCAGGCCCATGCCATCACAG TCACCCGTGAGAAGAGGCTGGACCAGGAGAAGGGACAGACGCAGCGGAGCGTCCTCCTGTGCAAGGTGGTGGGGGCCCGTGGAGTGGGCAAGTCTGCCTTCCTGCAGGCCTTCCTCGGCCGCGGCCTGGGG CACCAGGACACGAGGGAGCAGCCTCCCGGCTACGCCATCGACACGGTGCAGGTCAACGGGCAGGAGAAGTACTTGATC ctctgTGAGGTGGGCACAGATGGTCTGCTGGCCACATCGCTGGACGCCACCTGTGACGTTGCCTGCTTGATGTTTGATGGCAGTGACCCAAAGTCCTTTGCACATTGTGCCAGCGTCTACAAG CACCATTACATGGACGGGCAGACCCCCTGCCTCTTTGTCTCCTCCAAGGCCGACCTGCCCGAAGGTGTTGCGGTGTCTGGCCCATCACCAGCCGAGTTTTGCCGCAAGCACCGGCTACCCGCTCCCGTGCCGTTCTCCTGTGCTGGCCCAGCCGAGCCCAGCACCACCATCTTCACCCAGCTCGCCACCATGGCCGCCTTCCCGTGGGTACCCAGTAGCGCAGCCCTGGGGACTAGCAGTGTCTGTCATCCGAGCAGTGGGCAGCGGTGGCGTCAGGCCTGGAACTGGGGCCAGAGTGGCGGGGTGGAGCTTTGTGTGGCAGAGGGAGGCAGTGCCCAGGCATGTCCCTCCAGGGCCTGGCCTCCACTGGCTGTGCCTCTGGTCTGGGATCCCCGCCTGTGGGGCCCTGTGAGTCCAGGACATGGGAGGGTGCCCAGCAGCAAGCTGGGGGCATGTGCCTGA
- the RHOT2 gene encoding mitochondrial Rho GTPase 2 isoform X10 — protein sequence MRRDVRILLLGEAQVGKTSLILSLVGEEFPEEVPPRAEEITIPADVTPEKVPTHIVDYSEAEQTDEELREEIHKIRTKWIPLVNGGTTRGPRVPIILVGNKSDLRSGSSMEAVLPIMSQFPEIETCVECSAKNLRNISELFYYAQKAVLHPTAPLYDPEAKQLRPACAQALTRIFRLSDQDLDQALSDEELNAFQKSCFGHPLAPQALEDVKTVVCRNVAGGVREDRLTLDGFLFLNTLFIQRGRHETTWTILRRFGYSDALELTADYLSPPLRVPPGCSTELNHLGYQFVQRVFEKHDQDRDGALSPVELQSLFSVFPAAPWGPELPRTVRTEAGRLPLHGYLCQWTLVTYLDVRSCLGHLGYLGYPTLCEQDSQAHAITVTREKRLDQEKGQTQRSVLLCKVVGARGVGKSAFLQAFLGRGLGHQDTREQPPGYAIDTVQVNGQEKYLILCEVGTDGLLATSLDATCDVACLMFDGSDPKSFAHCASVYKHHYMDGQTPCLFVSSKADLPEGVAVSGPSPAEFCRKHRLPAPVPFSCAGPAEPSTTIFTQLATMAAFPHLVHAELHPSSFWLRGLLGVVGAAVAAVLSFSLYRVLVKSQ from the exons ATGAGGCGGGACGTGCGCATCCTGTTACTGGGCGAGG CCCAGGTGGGGAAGACGTCGCTGATCCTGTCCCTGGTGGGCGAGGAGTTCCCCGAGGAG GTCCCTCCCCGCGCGGAGGAGATCACGATCCCCGCGGACGTCACCCCGGAGAAGGTGCCCACCCACATCGTGGACTACTCAG AAGCCGAGCAGACGGACGAGGAGCTGCGGGAGGAGATCCACAAG ATTCGAACTAAGTGGATCCCACTGGTGAATGGGGGGACCACGCGGGGGCCCAG GGTGCCCATCATCCTAGTGGGCAACAAGTCAGACCTGCGGTCGGGGAGCTCCATGGAGGCCGTGCTCCCCATCATGAGCCAGTTTCCCGAGATTGAGACCTGCGTGGAG TGTTCGGCCAAGAACCTGAGGAACATCTCAGAGCTGTTCTACTACGCCCAGAAGGCCGTCCTGCATCCCACAGCCCCCCTCTATGACCCTGAGGCCAAGCAG TTGAGGCCCGCGTGCGCCCAGGCGCTGACGCGCATCTTCAGGCTCTCAGATCAGGACCTGGACCAGGCGCTCAGTGACGAAGAGCTCAACGCTTTCCAG AAATCCTGCTTTGGGCACCCCCTGGCCCCGCAGGCCCTGGAGGACGTGAAGACGGTGGTGTGCAGGAACGTGGCGGGCGGCGTGCGGGAGGACCGGCTGACCCTGGATG GTTTCCTCTTCCTGAACACGCTCTTCATCCAGCGCGGCCGGCACGAGACCACCTGGACCATACTGCGGCGCTTCGGCTACAGCGACGCCCTGGAGCTGACTGCGGACTATCTCTCCCCTCC GCTCCGCGTGCCCCCCGGCTGCAGCACGGAGCTCAACCACCTTGGCTACCAGTTTGTGCAGAGAGTGTTTGAGAAGCACGACCAG GACCGCGACGGCGCCCTCTCGCCCGTGGAGCTGCAAAGCCTTTTCAGTGTGTTCCCAGCAGCCCCCTGGGGCCCCGAGCTCCCACGCACAGTCCGCACAGAGGCCGGCCGGTTGCCCCTGCACGGATACCTCTGCCAGTGGAC CCTGGTGACCTACCTGGACGTCCGGAGCTGCCTTGGACACCTAGGCTACCTGGGCTACCCCACCCTCTGTGAGCAGGACTCCCAGGCCCATGCCATCACAG TCACCCGTGAGAAGAGGCTGGACCAGGAGAAGGGACAGACGCAGCGGAGCGTCCTCCTGTGCAAGGTGGTGGGGGCCCGTGGAGTGGGCAAGTCTGCCTTCCTGCAGGCCTTCCTCGGCCGCGGCCTGGGG CACCAGGACACGAGGGAGCAGCCTCCCGGCTACGCCATCGACACGGTGCAGGTCAACGGGCAGGAGAAGTACTTGATC ctctgTGAGGTGGGCACAGATGGTCTGCTGGCCACATCGCTGGACGCCACCTGTGACGTTGCCTGCTTGATGTTTGATGGCAGTGACCCAAAGTCCTTTGCACATTGTGCCAGCGTCTACAAG CACCATTACATGGACGGGCAGACCCCCTGCCTCTTTGTCTCCTCCAAGGCCGACCTGCCCGAAGGTGTTGCGGTGTCTGGCCCATCACCAGCCGAGTTTTGCCGCAAGCACCGGCTACCCGCTCCCGTGCCGTTCTCCTGTGCTGGCCCAGCCGAGCCCAGCACCACCATCTTCACCCAGCTCGCCACCATGGCCGCCTTCCC ACATTTGGTCCACGCAGAGCTGCATCCCTCTTCCTTCTGGCTCCGGGGGCTGCTGGGGGTTGTCGGGGCCGCCGTGGCCGCAGTCCTCAGCTTCTCACTCTACAGGGTCCTAGTGAAGAGCCAGTGA
- the RHOT2 gene encoding mitochondrial Rho GTPase 2 isoform X9: MRRDVRILLLGEAQVGKTSLILSLVGEEFPEEVPPRAEEITIPADVTPEKVPTHIVDYSEAEQTDEELREEIHKIRTKWIPLVNGGTTRGPRVPIILVGNKSDLRSGSSMEAVLPIMSQFPEIETCVECSAKNLRNISELFYYAQKAVLHPTAPLYDPEAKQLRPACAQALTRIFRLSDQDLDQALSDEELNAFQQKSCFGHPLAPQALEDVKTVVCRNVAGGVREDRLTLDGFLFLNTLFIQRGRHETTWTILRRFGYSDALELTADYLSPPLRVPPGCSTELNHLGYQFVQRVFEKHDQDRDGALSPVELQSLFSVFPAAPWGPELPRTVRTEAGRLPLHGYLCQWTLVTYLDVRSCLGHLGYLGYPTLCEQDSQAHAITVTREKRLDQEKGQTQRSVLLCKVVGARGVGKSAFLQAFLGRGLGHQDTREQPPGYAIDTVQVNGQEKYLILCEVGTDGLLATSLDATCDVACLMFDGSDPKSFAHCASVYKHHYMDGQTPCLFVSSKADLPEGVAVSGPSPAEFCRKHRLPAPVPFSCAGPAEPSTTIFTQLATMAAFPHLVHAELHPSSFWLRGLLGVVGAAVAAVLSFSLYRVLVKSQ; the protein is encoded by the exons ATGAGGCGGGACGTGCGCATCCTGTTACTGGGCGAGG CCCAGGTGGGGAAGACGTCGCTGATCCTGTCCCTGGTGGGCGAGGAGTTCCCCGAGGAG GTCCCTCCCCGCGCGGAGGAGATCACGATCCCCGCGGACGTCACCCCGGAGAAGGTGCCCACCCACATCGTGGACTACTCAG AAGCCGAGCAGACGGACGAGGAGCTGCGGGAGGAGATCCACAAG ATTCGAACTAAGTGGATCCCACTGGTGAATGGGGGGACCACGCGGGGGCCCAG GGTGCCCATCATCCTAGTGGGCAACAAGTCAGACCTGCGGTCGGGGAGCTCCATGGAGGCCGTGCTCCCCATCATGAGCCAGTTTCCCGAGATTGAGACCTGCGTGGAG TGTTCGGCCAAGAACCTGAGGAACATCTCAGAGCTGTTCTACTACGCCCAGAAGGCCGTCCTGCATCCCACAGCCCCCCTCTATGACCCTGAGGCCAAGCAG TTGAGGCCCGCGTGCGCCCAGGCGCTGACGCGCATCTTCAGGCTCTCAGATCAGGACCTGGACCAGGCGCTCAGTGACGAAGAGCTCAACGCTTTCCAG CAGAAATCCTGCTTTGGGCACCCCCTGGCCCCGCAGGCCCTGGAGGACGTGAAGACGGTGGTGTGCAGGAACGTGGCGGGCGGCGTGCGGGAGGACCGGCTGACCCTGGATG GTTTCCTCTTCCTGAACACGCTCTTCATCCAGCGCGGCCGGCACGAGACCACCTGGACCATACTGCGGCGCTTCGGCTACAGCGACGCCCTGGAGCTGACTGCGGACTATCTCTCCCCTCC GCTCCGCGTGCCCCCCGGCTGCAGCACGGAGCTCAACCACCTTGGCTACCAGTTTGTGCAGAGAGTGTTTGAGAAGCACGACCAG GACCGCGACGGCGCCCTCTCGCCCGTGGAGCTGCAAAGCCTTTTCAGTGTGTTCCCAGCAGCCCCCTGGGGCCCCGAGCTCCCACGCACAGTCCGCACAGAGGCCGGCCGGTTGCCCCTGCACGGATACCTCTGCCAGTGGAC CCTGGTGACCTACCTGGACGTCCGGAGCTGCCTTGGACACCTAGGCTACCTGGGCTACCCCACCCTCTGTGAGCAGGACTCCCAGGCCCATGCCATCACAG TCACCCGTGAGAAGAGGCTGGACCAGGAGAAGGGACAGACGCAGCGGAGCGTCCTCCTGTGCAAGGTGGTGGGGGCCCGTGGAGTGGGCAAGTCTGCCTTCCTGCAGGCCTTCCTCGGCCGCGGCCTGGGG CACCAGGACACGAGGGAGCAGCCTCCCGGCTACGCCATCGACACGGTGCAGGTCAACGGGCAGGAGAAGTACTTGATC ctctgTGAGGTGGGCACAGATGGTCTGCTGGCCACATCGCTGGACGCCACCTGTGACGTTGCCTGCTTGATGTTTGATGGCAGTGACCCAAAGTCCTTTGCACATTGTGCCAGCGTCTACAAG CACCATTACATGGACGGGCAGACCCCCTGCCTCTTTGTCTCCTCCAAGGCCGACCTGCCCGAAGGTGTTGCGGTGTCTGGCCCATCACCAGCCGAGTTTTGCCGCAAGCACCGGCTACCCGCTCCCGTGCCGTTCTCCTGTGCTGGCCCAGCCGAGCCCAGCACCACCATCTTCACCCAGCTCGCCACCATGGCCGCCTTCCC ACATTTGGTCCACGCAGAGCTGCATCCCTCTTCCTTCTGGCTCCGGGGGCTGCTGGGGGTTGTCGGGGCCGCCGTGGCCGCAGTCCTCAGCTTCTCACTCTACAGGGTCCTAGTGAAGAGCCAGTGA
- the RHOT2 gene encoding mitochondrial Rho GTPase 2 isoform X16 — MGGPRGGPVGNKSDLRSGSSMEAVLPIMSQFPEIETCVECSAKNLRNISELFYYAQKAVLHPTAPLYDPEAKQLRPACAQALTRIFRLSDQDLDQALSDEELNAFQQKSCFGHPLAPQALEDVKTVVCRNVAGGVREDRLTLDGFLFLNTLFIQRGRHETTWTILRRFGYSDALELTADYLSPPLRVPPGCSTELNHLGYQFVQRVFEKHDQDRDGALSPVELQSLFSVFPAAPWGPELPRTVRTEAGRLPLHGYLCQWTLVTYLDVRSCLGHLGYLGYPTLCEQDSQAHAITVTREKRLDQEKGQTQRSVLLCKVVGARGVGKSAFLQAFLGRGLGHQDTREQPPGYAIDTVQVNGQEKYLILCEVGTDGLLATSLDATCDVACLMFDGSDPKSFAHCASVYKHHYMDGQTPCLFVSSKADLPEGVAVSGPSPAEFCRKHRLPAPVPFSCAGPAEPSTTIFTQLATMAAFPHLVHAELHPSSFWLRGLLGVVGAAVAAVLSFSLYRVLVKSQ; from the exons ATGGGGGGACCACGCGGGGGCCCAG TGGGCAACAAGTCAGACCTGCGGTCGGGGAGCTCCATGGAGGCCGTGCTCCCCATCATGAGCCAGTTTCCCGAGATTGAGACCTGCGTGGAG TGTTCGGCCAAGAACCTGAGGAACATCTCAGAGCTGTTCTACTACGCCCAGAAGGCCGTCCTGCATCCCACAGCCCCCCTCTATGACCCTGAGGCCAAGCAG TTGAGGCCCGCGTGCGCCCAGGCGCTGACGCGCATCTTCAGGCTCTCAGATCAGGACCTGGACCAGGCGCTCAGTGACGAAGAGCTCAACGCTTTCCAG CAGAAATCCTGCTTTGGGCACCCCCTGGCCCCGCAGGCCCTGGAGGACGTGAAGACGGTGGTGTGCAGGAACGTGGCGGGCGGCGTGCGGGAGGACCGGCTGACCCTGGATG GTTTCCTCTTCCTGAACACGCTCTTCATCCAGCGCGGCCGGCACGAGACCACCTGGACCATACTGCGGCGCTTCGGCTACAGCGACGCCCTGGAGCTGACTGCGGACTATCTCTCCCCTCC GCTCCGCGTGCCCCCCGGCTGCAGCACGGAGCTCAACCACCTTGGCTACCAGTTTGTGCAGAGAGTGTTTGAGAAGCACGACCAG GACCGCGACGGCGCCCTCTCGCCCGTGGAGCTGCAAAGCCTTTTCAGTGTGTTCCCAGCAGCCCCCTGGGGCCCCGAGCTCCCACGCACAGTCCGCACAGAGGCCGGCCGGTTGCCCCTGCACGGATACCTCTGCCAGTGGAC CCTGGTGACCTACCTGGACGTCCGGAGCTGCCTTGGACACCTAGGCTACCTGGGCTACCCCACCCTCTGTGAGCAGGACTCCCAGGCCCATGCCATCACAG TCACCCGTGAGAAGAGGCTGGACCAGGAGAAGGGACAGACGCAGCGGAGCGTCCTCCTGTGCAAGGTGGTGGGGGCCCGTGGAGTGGGCAAGTCTGCCTTCCTGCAGGCCTTCCTCGGCCGCGGCCTGGGG CACCAGGACACGAGGGAGCAGCCTCCCGGCTACGCCATCGACACGGTGCAGGTCAACGGGCAGGAGAAGTACTTGATC ctctgTGAGGTGGGCACAGATGGTCTGCTGGCCACATCGCTGGACGCCACCTGTGACGTTGCCTGCTTGATGTTTGATGGCAGTGACCCAAAGTCCTTTGCACATTGTGCCAGCGTCTACAAG CACCATTACATGGACGGGCAGACCCCCTGCCTCTTTGTCTCCTCCAAGGCCGACCTGCCCGAAGGTGTTGCGGTGTCTGGCCCATCACCAGCCGAGTTTTGCCGCAAGCACCGGCTACCCGCTCCCGTGCCGTTCTCCTGTGCTGGCCCAGCCGAGCCCAGCACCACCATCTTCACCCAGCTCGCCACCATGGCCGCCTTCCC ACATTTGGTCCACGCAGAGCTGCATCCCTCTTCCTTCTGGCTCCGGGGGCTGCTGGGGGTTGTCGGGGCCGCCGTGGCCGCAGTCCTCAGCTTCTCACTCTACAGGGTCCTAGTGAAGAGCCAGTGA
- the RHOT2 gene encoding mitochondrial Rho GTPase 2 isoform X17, whose translation MGGPRGGPVGNKSDLRSGSSMEAVLPIMSQFPEIETCVECSAKNLRNISELFYYAQKAVLHPTAPLYDPEAKQLRPACAQALTRIFRLSDQDLDQALSDEELNAFQKSCFGHPLAPQALEDVKTVVCRNVAGGVREDRLTLDGFLFLNTLFIQRGRHETTWTILRRFGYSDALELTADYLSPPLRVPPGCSTELNHLGYQFVQRVFEKHDQDRDGALSPVELQSLFSVFPAAPWGPELPRTVRTEAGRLPLHGYLCQWTLVTYLDVRSCLGHLGYLGYPTLCEQDSQAHAITVTREKRLDQEKGQTQRSVLLCKVVGARGVGKSAFLQAFLGRGLGHQDTREQPPGYAIDTVQVNGQEKYLILCEVGTDGLLATSLDATCDVACLMFDGSDPKSFAHCASVYKHHYMDGQTPCLFVSSKADLPEGVAVSGPSPAEFCRKHRLPAPVPFSCAGPAEPSTTIFTQLATMAAFPHLVHAELHPSSFWLRGLLGVVGAAVAAVLSFSLYRVLVKSQ comes from the exons ATGGGGGGACCACGCGGGGGCCCAG TGGGCAACAAGTCAGACCTGCGGTCGGGGAGCTCCATGGAGGCCGTGCTCCCCATCATGAGCCAGTTTCCCGAGATTGAGACCTGCGTGGAG TGTTCGGCCAAGAACCTGAGGAACATCTCAGAGCTGTTCTACTACGCCCAGAAGGCCGTCCTGCATCCCACAGCCCCCCTCTATGACCCTGAGGCCAAGCAG TTGAGGCCCGCGTGCGCCCAGGCGCTGACGCGCATCTTCAGGCTCTCAGATCAGGACCTGGACCAGGCGCTCAGTGACGAAGAGCTCAACGCTTTCCAG AAATCCTGCTTTGGGCACCCCCTGGCCCCGCAGGCCCTGGAGGACGTGAAGACGGTGGTGTGCAGGAACGTGGCGGGCGGCGTGCGGGAGGACCGGCTGACCCTGGATG GTTTCCTCTTCCTGAACACGCTCTTCATCCAGCGCGGCCGGCACGAGACCACCTGGACCATACTGCGGCGCTTCGGCTACAGCGACGCCCTGGAGCTGACTGCGGACTATCTCTCCCCTCC GCTCCGCGTGCCCCCCGGCTGCAGCACGGAGCTCAACCACCTTGGCTACCAGTTTGTGCAGAGAGTGTTTGAGAAGCACGACCAG GACCGCGACGGCGCCCTCTCGCCCGTGGAGCTGCAAAGCCTTTTCAGTGTGTTCCCAGCAGCCCCCTGGGGCCCCGAGCTCCCACGCACAGTCCGCACAGAGGCCGGCCGGTTGCCCCTGCACGGATACCTCTGCCAGTGGAC CCTGGTGACCTACCTGGACGTCCGGAGCTGCCTTGGACACCTAGGCTACCTGGGCTACCCCACCCTCTGTGAGCAGGACTCCCAGGCCCATGCCATCACAG TCACCCGTGAGAAGAGGCTGGACCAGGAGAAGGGACAGACGCAGCGGAGCGTCCTCCTGTGCAAGGTGGTGGGGGCCCGTGGAGTGGGCAAGTCTGCCTTCCTGCAGGCCTTCCTCGGCCGCGGCCTGGGG CACCAGGACACGAGGGAGCAGCCTCCCGGCTACGCCATCGACACGGTGCAGGTCAACGGGCAGGAGAAGTACTTGATC ctctgTGAGGTGGGCACAGATGGTCTGCTGGCCACATCGCTGGACGCCACCTGTGACGTTGCCTGCTTGATGTTTGATGGCAGTGACCCAAAGTCCTTTGCACATTGTGCCAGCGTCTACAAG CACCATTACATGGACGGGCAGACCCCCTGCCTCTTTGTCTCCTCCAAGGCCGACCTGCCCGAAGGTGTTGCGGTGTCTGGCCCATCACCAGCCGAGTTTTGCCGCAAGCACCGGCTACCCGCTCCCGTGCCGTTCTCCTGTGCTGGCCCAGCCGAGCCCAGCACCACCATCTTCACCCAGCTCGCCACCATGGCCGCCTTCCC ACATTTGGTCCACGCAGAGCTGCATCCCTCTTCCTTCTGGCTCCGGGGGCTGCTGGGGGTTGTCGGGGCCGCCGTGGCCGCAGTCCTCAGCTTCTCACTCTACAGGGTCCTAGTGAAGAGCCAGTGA